The Christiangramia flava JLT2011 genome has a segment encoding these proteins:
- a CDS encoding riboflavin synthase, with amino-acid sequence MFTGIVEETGKISRIEKENENLHLFVEAEMTPELKIDQSVAHNGVCLTVVHISEKVYQVTAIKETLQKTNLGDLKTGNAVNLERGMKLGARLDGHIVQGHVDQTAICKNIEEASGSWIFSFEYDPKQGNVTIEKGSITINGVSLTVVNSARNSFQVAIIPYTYEHTTFKNLRKGDTVNLEFDVIGKYVKRLTELG; translated from the coding sequence ATGTTTACGGGTATTGTTGAAGAAACCGGCAAAATAAGCCGCATCGAAAAGGAGAATGAGAATCTGCATCTTTTTGTGGAAGCTGAAATGACTCCTGAACTAAAAATAGACCAGAGCGTGGCTCACAATGGCGTTTGTTTGACGGTAGTCCATATTTCTGAAAAAGTGTACCAGGTAACCGCTATCAAGGAAACTCTTCAAAAGACCAATCTTGGCGACTTAAAAACCGGAAATGCTGTAAACCTGGAACGCGGCATGAAACTGGGCGCAAGGCTGGATGGGCATATTGTCCAGGGACATGTAGACCAGACGGCGATCTGCAAAAATATCGAAGAAGCTTCAGGAAGCTGGATATTCAGTTTTGAATACGATCCAAAACAGGGAAATGTAACTATTGAAAAGGGCTCGATCACAATAAATGGCGTAAGCCTCACAGTGGTCAATTCAGCCAGGAACAGTTTCCAGGTAGCGATCATTCCTTATACCTATGAGCATACGACATTTAAAAATCTTCGGAAAGGGGATACGGTCAATCTGGAGTTTGATGTGATCGGGAAATATGTCAAGCGACTGACAGAATTAGGTTAA
- the pdxA gene encoding 4-hydroxythreonine-4-phosphate dehydrogenase PdxA: MKHSEMIKLGISIGDLNGIGSEIVLKTFDDPRMLEFCTPVIFANSKTINFLKKHFNLSLHFQGIDEPSKAIDGKINVMNVWKENVKVNFGEEDTRIGDYAFRSLEAATEALKSDEIDVLVTAPINKHTIQSDKFNFPGHTDYLARELNGKSLMFMITDNLKVGLLTDHVALKDIANTITPELIEDKIAIIQQTLKQDFRVEKPKIAVLGINPHSGDNGVIGKEDEEILKPTIQKIRDKGHLVFGPYSADSFFGSKNYQNFDAVVASYHDQGLIPFKTLSFGRGVNFTAGLSKVRTSPDHGTAFEIAGKNEANINSFKEAVFKALEIFKAREEYKELTSNPLKKQGRKI, encoded by the coding sequence ATGAAACATTCTGAAATGATCAAACTGGGAATAAGTATAGGAGATTTGAATGGGATAGGCAGTGAGATCGTGCTGAAGACTTTTGACGATCCAAGGATGCTGGAATTCTGCACGCCGGTGATCTTCGCGAATTCCAAGACTATCAATTTTCTGAAAAAACATTTTAACCTGTCCTTGCATTTCCAGGGTATCGACGAACCTTCGAAGGCGATCGACGGGAAGATCAACGTCATGAACGTCTGGAAAGAGAATGTAAAGGTCAATTTTGGAGAAGAAGATACCAGGATCGGGGATTATGCCTTCCGGTCTTTGGAAGCGGCTACCGAGGCGTTAAAGAGTGACGAGATCGATGTGCTGGTCACAGCCCCGATCAATAAACACACGATACAGTCAGATAAATTTAATTTTCCCGGGCATACCGATTACCTGGCGCGGGAACTGAATGGCAAGAGCCTTATGTTTATGATCACCGACAATCTGAAAGTTGGATTGCTGACAGATCATGTGGCTTTAAAAGACATCGCCAATACCATTACCCCGGAACTGATCGAAGATAAGATCGCGATCATTCAGCAGACTTTAAAGCAGGATTTCAGGGTAGAAAAACCGAAAATTGCCGTTTTGGGAATCAATCCTCACAGTGGGGATAATGGTGTGATTGGTAAGGAAGATGAAGAAATTCTGAAGCCCACCATCCAGAAAATCAGGGATAAGGGGCATCTGGTTTTTGGGCCTTATTCGGCTGATAGCTTCTTCGGAAGCAAGAATTACCAAAATTTTGATGCCGTCGTGGCCAGCTACCACGACCAGGGACTTATTCCGTTTAAAACCCTATCCTTCGGGAGAGGAGTGAATTTTACCGCAGGATTGAGTAAAGTAAGGACTTCACCAGATCATGGAACGGCCTTTGAAATTGCCGGCAAGAACGAAGCGAATATTAATTCTTTTAAAGAAGCGGTTTTCAAGGCCTTGGAAATTTTCAAAGCCCGGGAAGAATACAAGGAATTAACCAGTAACCCCTTGAAAAAACAAGGAAGAAAGATATAA
- the accC gene encoding acetyl-CoA carboxylase biotin carboxylase subunit: MFKKILIANRGEIALRVIRTCKEMGIKTVAVYSTADAESLHVRFADEAVCIGPAPSNLSYLKISNIIAAAEITNADAIHPGYGFLSENAKFSKICAEHEIKFIGASPDMIAKMGDKATAKATMRAAGVPCVPGSEGVLKDYKECLKVAKEIGFPVMLKATAGGGGKGMRAVWKEEDLEPAWESARKEADASFGNDGMYMEKLIEEPRHIEIQVVGDSTGKACHLSERDCSIQRRHQKLTEETPSPFMTDSLRKKMGEAAIKAAEFIKYEGAGTVEFLVDKHRNFYFMEMNTRIQVEHPITEQVIDYDLIREQILVAAGVPISGKNYIPQLHSIECRINAEDPYHNFRPSPGRITNLHAPGGHGVRIDTHVYSGYIIPPNYDSMIAKLITTAQTREEAINKMKRALDEFVIEGIQTTIPFHRQLMDHPDYIEGNYTTKFMEDFQMKPKEA, from the coding sequence ATGTTTAAAAAAATATTGATAGCCAACAGGGGAGAAATCGCTCTAAGAGTGATCAGAACCTGTAAAGAAATGGGGATTAAAACGGTTGCAGTATATTCAACTGCAGATGCCGAAAGTCTTCACGTAAGATTTGCTGACGAAGCGGTTTGTATTGGCCCAGCTCCCAGTAACCTCTCTTACCTGAAAATTTCGAATATCATCGCTGCCGCGGAAATTACCAACGCAGATGCGATCCACCCGGGTTACGGGTTCCTTTCAGAAAATGCCAAATTTTCAAAGATCTGTGCAGAGCATGAGATCAAATTCATTGGTGCATCACCAGATATGATCGCAAAAATGGGAGATAAGGCTACGGCCAAAGCGACCATGCGTGCCGCCGGAGTACCGTGTGTACCGGGCTCAGAAGGTGTTCTGAAAGATTATAAAGAATGTCTGAAAGTTGCTAAGGAAATAGGTTTCCCGGTAATGCTGAAAGCCACCGCCGGTGGTGGAGGTAAGGGAATGCGCGCCGTTTGGAAAGAAGAAGACCTGGAGCCAGCTTGGGAATCGGCTCGAAAAGAGGCAGATGCTTCCTTCGGGAACGATGGCATGTACATGGAAAAATTGATCGAGGAACCTCGTCACATCGAGATCCAGGTCGTTGGAGACAGCACCGGTAAGGCCTGTCACCTTTCAGAAAGAGACTGTTCGATCCAGCGTCGCCACCAGAAACTTACAGAAGAAACTCCGTCACCATTTATGACTGACAGTCTTCGTAAGAAAATGGGGGAAGCCGCAATAAAAGCTGCGGAATTCATTAAATATGAAGGAGCTGGAACCGTGGAATTCCTGGTAGACAAACACCGTAATTTCTATTTTATGGAAATGAATACGCGTATCCAGGTAGAGCATCCAATTACCGAGCAGGTGATCGACTATGACCTGATTCGCGAACAGATCCTTGTAGCCGCAGGTGTGCCGATCTCTGGTAAAAATTACATCCCGCAACTGCACTCTATTGAATGTCGTATCAATGCGGAAGATCCATACCACAACTTTAGGCCGTCTCCCGGCAGAATTACCAATTTACATGCACCGGGAGGTCATGGAGTAAGGATCGATACACATGTGTACAGCGGGTATATCATTCCGCCGAACTATGATTCGATGATTGCAAAATTGATCACGACCGCTCAAACCAGGGAGGAAGCCATTAATAAGATGAAACGAGCTCTGGACGAGTTTGTGATCGAAGGGATCCAGACCACTATTCCGTTCCATCGCCAGCTGATGGATCATCCAGATTATATCGAAGGGAATTATACTACGAAGTTCATGGAAGACTTCCAGATGAAGCCCAAAGAAGCTTAA
- a CDS encoding YceD family protein: MRNLDEFTIPFKGLKLGKHQFEYELDNEFFEHFEYEEFNSADVKIDLLFEKKTTMMELTFLATGTVNVNCDLTNEPYDQPIDGKLFLVIKFGEEFNNEDEDLLILPHGEYEVNIQQYVYELVVLSVPQKKIHPGVEDGTLKSEVLDKLEELSLKNQKKKNEDETDPRWDKLKNLLNE; this comes from the coding sequence ATGAGGAATTTAGATGAGTTCACAATTCCTTTTAAGGGATTAAAACTTGGGAAACACCAGTTTGAGTATGAGTTAGATAACGAGTTCTTTGAACATTTTGAGTACGAGGAGTTCAACAGTGCCGATGTGAAGATCGACCTGCTGTTCGAAAAGAAAACCACTATGATGGAGCTTACTTTTCTGGCAACAGGAACTGTGAATGTGAATTGTGACCTTACCAACGAACCATACGATCAGCCCATAGATGGCAAATTGTTTCTGGTGATCAAGTTTGGCGAGGAATTCAATAATGAAGATGAAGATTTACTGATTTTGCCTCACGGTGAATATGAGGTGAATATTCAGCAATACGTTTACGAACTGGTCGTGTTGTCTGTTCCGCAGAAGAAAATTCATCCGGGAGTAGAAGACGGCACCTTGAAATCTGAAGTACTTGATAAGCTGGAAGAGCTTAGTTTGAAAAATCAGAAAAAGAAAAATGAGGATGAAACAGATCCTCGCTGGGATAAACTAAAAAATTTATTAAACGAATAA
- the kduI gene encoding 5-dehydro-4-deoxy-D-glucuronate isomerase → MRSIQKEEIRTRSEFRYAHHPKDVKGYTTEELREHFLIPELFVKDQISLTYTMYDRYIPGGAFPVSKSLKLEAIDELKADNFLDRRELGVINFGGKGKITVDGESYEIGHREALYVGRGPKDVVFEATDEQPYFYINSAPAHKSYPTKKVTKKEAEVVELGDSKYSNKRVINKLLVNSVIDTCQLQMGMTELQEGNIWNTMPPHTHERRLEVYFYFDLAEGQTVSHFMGQPQETRHIFLQNHQAVISPQWSIHAGAGISILTFIWGKAGENLDYGDMDKVSVDELK, encoded by the coding sequence TTGCGTTCAATCCAAAAAGAAGAAATTAGGACACGATCAGAATTTAGATATGCACATCACCCTAAGGATGTTAAAGGATATACTACCGAGGAATTAAGGGAGCATTTTCTTATTCCGGAATTATTTGTCAAAGACCAAATTTCACTTACTTATACCATGTACGACAGGTACATCCCCGGAGGAGCTTTTCCAGTATCAAAATCATTGAAACTGGAAGCTATCGATGAGCTTAAGGCTGATAATTTTCTAGACCGTCGCGAATTGGGAGTGATCAACTTTGGAGGTAAAGGAAAGATTACCGTAGATGGGGAGTCATATGAGATAGGCCACAGGGAAGCTCTATATGTAGGTAGAGGTCCTAAAGATGTAGTTTTCGAGGCTACCGATGAACAACCTTATTTCTATATCAATTCAGCTCCTGCGCATAAATCCTATCCAACGAAAAAGGTGACTAAAAAAGAAGCTGAGGTTGTTGAGCTGGGAGATTCAAAATATTCTAATAAAAGGGTCATTAACAAGCTGCTGGTAAATTCGGTCATAGATACCTGCCAGTTGCAAATGGGAATGACCGAACTTCAGGAAGGAAATATCTGGAATACCATGCCGCCACATACTCACGAAAGACGTTTGGAGGTATATTTCTATTTTGACCTTGCAGAAGGGCAAACCGTAAGTCATTTTATGGGACAGCCGCAGGAAACAAGACATATCTTTCTTCAGAACCACCAGGCGGTGATCTCGCCCCAATGGTCTATACATGCCGGTGCCGGGATCTCCATTTTAACTTTTATCTGGGGTAAGGCCGGGGAGAATCTTGATTATGGAGATATGGATAAAGTATCTGTTGACGAACTGAAATAA
- a CDS encoding glycoside hydrolase family 28 protein, which translates to MNSQEKRQGFRPDWVDKVGAKENKFKDSTYFVNNYNAINDGSALTTNAIQKTIDDCFRNGGGTVAFKPGIYLTGSIFIKEGVHFIVHKGVEIRGSENIEDYPLIDTRVAGVELEWPAALINVRDQKNVTISGNGIVDGQGKVFWDYYWKSRREYEPKGLRWIVDYDAQRPRTFLISNSKNIFLKDLNIQKAGFWTVQVLYSEYVTVDGLTIRNNIGGHGPSTDGIDIDSSQWILVQNCDIDCNDDNFCLKAGRDWDGLRVDRPTEYVVIRDCIARQGAGLFTIGSETSGDIRHVYVSNIQGMGARNGLNIKSATTRGGTVEDIYLENIKMDSVGTFMEVSMNWNPTYSYSKLPKEYDINKIPEHWKTMLKKVEPAFKGIPKFKDITLYNIEVKNAKRAINVNGIDSSLVENMNLKDVHIHSEKAGQINFSKNWNLNNVSLNINNGSKLEIMNTYKVKFHDSIYQH; encoded by the coding sequence ATGAATTCACAAGAAAAGAGGCAGGGATTTCGGCCCGACTGGGTAGACAAGGTAGGTGCTAAAGAAAATAAATTCAAAGACAGTACCTATTTTGTCAACAATTATAATGCTATAAATGATGGTTCCGCTCTTACAACAAATGCAATTCAAAAGACTATAGATGATTGTTTTAGAAATGGAGGGGGAACTGTTGCTTTTAAACCAGGGATATACCTTACAGGCTCAATATTTATTAAGGAGGGTGTTCATTTTATTGTTCATAAGGGCGTCGAAATCCGGGGGAGTGAGAATATAGAAGATTATCCATTAATAGACACCCGGGTTGCCGGAGTAGAACTGGAATGGCCTGCGGCTTTAATAAATGTGCGAGATCAAAAAAATGTTACAATAAGTGGAAATGGAATTGTTGACGGCCAGGGGAAGGTCTTTTGGGATTATTACTGGAAATCACGTAGGGAGTATGAACCCAAAGGTCTGAGATGGATTGTTGACTATGATGCCCAAAGACCAAGAACATTTTTAATTTCTAATTCTAAAAATATCTTTTTAAAAGATCTGAATATTCAAAAAGCAGGATTCTGGACTGTCCAGGTGCTTTATTCTGAATATGTTACCGTAGATGGATTAACTATTCGGAATAATATTGGGGGGCATGGTCCAAGTACTGATGGCATAGACATCGATTCTTCTCAATGGATACTGGTACAAAATTGTGATATCGATTGTAATGACGATAATTTCTGTCTTAAGGCAGGTAGGGATTGGGATGGGTTAAGGGTTGACAGGCCTACTGAATATGTGGTAATTCGAGACTGTATAGCGAGACAGGGTGCAGGTCTATTCACTATAGGAAGTGAAACTTCCGGGGATATTCGTCATGTTTATGTTTCAAATATTCAGGGAATGGGGGCCAGAAATGGACTTAACATTAAATCTGCTACTACCCGTGGAGGAACTGTTGAAGATATTTATCTTGAAAATATAAAAATGGATAGCGTGGGTACATTTATGGAAGTTTCAATGAACTGGAATCCAACTTATAGTTATTCCAAATTGCCAAAAGAGTATGATATAAATAAAATTCCCGAACACTGGAAGACTATGCTTAAAAAAGTAGAGCCTGCATTTAAGGGTATTCCTAAATTTAAGGATATAACTTTATACAATATTGAAGTGAAAAATGCCAAAAGAGCAATCAATGTGAACGGTATAGACAGTTCCTTGGTCGAAAATATGAATTTAAAAGATGTGCATATACACTCAGAAAAAGCTGGCCAGATAAATTTTAGTAAAAACTGGAATCTGAACAATGTAAGCCTAAATATAAATAATGGTTCTAAATTAGAAATTATGAATACGTACAAAGTGAAGTTTCATGATTCAATATATCAGCACTAA
- a CDS encoding beta-ketoacyl-ACP synthase III — translation MSKITAAITAVGGYVPEDVLTNEMLEEMVETTDEWITTRTGIKERRILKDPTKGTSFLAIEAAKNLIQKADINPEEIDLIVMATATPDMPVAATGVHVASQIGAINAFSYDLQAACSSFLYGLSTGAAYIESGRYKKVLVIGADKMSSIIDYTDRTTCIIFGDGAGAVLLEPNTEGLGLQDEILRSDSIGRESLKISAGGSLMPPSEETVAKKLHYVHQDGKTVFKFAVSNMAGVSEQIMLRNNLTNTDVNWLVAHQANKRIIDATANRMNLNDEGKVLMNIERYGNTTSATLPLLLSDYEKQFKKGDNLIFASFGGGFTWGAAYLKWAYNS, via the coding sequence ATGAGTAAAATCACAGCAGCAATTACAGCTGTAGGCGGGTATGTGCCCGAAGATGTGTTGACCAACGAAATGTTGGAAGAAATGGTGGAAACGACAGATGAATGGATCACCACCAGAACTGGAATTAAAGAGAGAAGAATTCTCAAAGACCCCACAAAAGGAACCTCATTCCTGGCCATCGAAGCAGCAAAAAACCTGATTCAGAAGGCTGATATCAATCCTGAAGAAATAGATTTGATCGTGATGGCTACTGCCACACCAGATATGCCAGTAGCTGCTACCGGTGTTCATGTGGCCAGCCAGATCGGAGCTATCAATGCTTTTTCCTATGATTTGCAAGCTGCGTGTAGCAGCTTTCTTTATGGACTTTCTACAGGTGCTGCCTATATTGAATCCGGGCGATACAAGAAAGTGCTGGTCATTGGAGCAGATAAGATGTCTTCTATCATAGACTATACAGATCGTACGACCTGTATCATCTTTGGAGACGGTGCCGGTGCGGTTCTTCTGGAACCGAATACGGAAGGACTTGGACTTCAGGACGAGATTTTAAGGTCAGACAGTATTGGCCGGGAATCTTTAAAAATTTCCGCAGGAGGATCATTGATGCCTCCTTCCGAAGAAACCGTCGCCAAGAAGTTGCATTATGTGCACCAGGATGGTAAAACGGTTTTCAAATTCGCCGTATCTAACATGGCCGGAGTGAGTGAGCAGATCATGCTTCGCAATAACCTGACCAATACTGATGTGAACTGGCTGGTAGCACACCAGGCCAATAAACGCATTATCGATGCTACGGCGAATAGGATGAACCTGAACGATGAGGGGAAAGTACTGATGAATATCGAAAGATATGGAAACACTACTTCAGCAACTTTACCACTCTTGTTAAGCGATTACGAAAAACAATTTAAAAAGGGAGATAACCTGATTTTCGCCTCTTTCGGAGGTGGCTTCACTTGGGGAGCCGCGTACCTGAAATGGGCCTATAACTCATAA
- the accB gene encoding acetyl-CoA carboxylase biotin carboxyl carrier protein, producing MDLKEIQNLIKFVAKSGASEVKLETGDVKITIKTGGDEKETTIVQQVPVGGGQMPQQQIPVQPQQQAPAPAPQAQESSAEKSESSGEDTSKYITVKSPIIGTFYRKPSPDKPAFVETGATVKEGDVLCVIEAMKLFNEIESEVSGKIVKVLVDDSSPVEFDQPLFLVDPS from the coding sequence ATGGATTTAAAAGAAATTCAGAATCTGATAAAATTCGTTGCCAAGTCTGGTGCTAGCGAAGTAAAGCTGGAAACCGGTGATGTAAAGATCACAATCAAGACAGGTGGAGACGAAAAAGAAACAACAATTGTTCAACAGGTTCCTGTTGGAGGTGGGCAGATGCCCCAACAGCAAATTCCTGTACAGCCACAGCAGCAGGCCCCGGCGCCGGCGCCACAGGCTCAGGAAAGCAGCGCTGAAAAGAGCGAATCTTCCGGAGAAGATACCTCTAAATACATCACTGTAAAATCCCCGATCATCGGTACTTTCTATAGAAAACCTTCTCCAGATAAGCCTGCATTCGTAGAGACTGGAGCAACGGTAAAAGAAGGTGACGTACTTTGTGTTATCGAAGCCATGAAACTTTTCAACGAAATTGAAAGTGAAGTTTCCGGAAAGATCGTAAAAGTATTGGTAGACGATTCTTCACCTGTGGAGTTCGACCAGCCATTGTTCTTAGTAGATCCTTCTTAA
- the rpmF gene encoding 50S ribosomal protein L32, translated as MAHPKRKISKTRRDKRRTHYKASAPKVAVDAVTGEPHLYHRAHWHEGKLYYRGQVLIDNTEEIEA; from the coding sequence ATGGCACATCCAAAGAGAAAAATTTCTAAAACCAGAAGAGATAAGAGAAGAACGCATTACAAAGCTTCGGCTCCTAAGGTAGCTGTAGATGCTGTAACAGGTGAACCACACCTTTACCACAGAGCTCACTGGCATGAAGGTAAATTATACTACCGTGGCCAGGTATTGATTGACAATACGGAAGAAATTGAAGCTTAA
- a CDS encoding NAD(P)/FAD-dependent oxidoreductase, with amino-acid sequence MNFSFWERDSWFSKIDYTIIGSGITGLSCALRLKELRPEANVLILEKGILPEGASTKNAGFACFGSISEILDDLRTHSEDEVVELVKKRVNGLELLRKNLGDRAIGYQSFGGYELFSPSDEALYAECLQKIPEINELLRPIFHDAVFSEKANQFGFRQIQPKLIYSQFEGQIDTGKMMTALLKKVQVAGVRILNNCKVLKMKPENGRVTIETDKFRLQTDHLLIATNGFASRLGIEEVKPARAQVLITKPLSKLPFEGTFHLDRGYYYFRNVGNRILFGGGRNLDFKTEETDTFGETSVVQEKLKELLKTTILPGHSYEIDYSWSGIMGVGNQKKPVLKKLDENVYCGVRLGGMGIAIGSQVGTDLANLALEYD; translated from the coding sequence ATGAACTTTTCCTTCTGGGAGCGCGATTCCTGGTTCTCGAAAATTGACTATACCATAATAGGAAGTGGAATTACCGGACTCAGCTGTGCTTTGCGCCTGAAAGAGCTTCGTCCGGAAGCCAATGTCCTGATCCTTGAAAAAGGGATTTTGCCGGAAGGTGCCAGCACCAAGAATGCCGGTTTTGCCTGTTTTGGGAGTATTTCGGAGATACTGGACGACTTGCGCACGCATTCCGAAGACGAAGTGGTGGAACTGGTAAAAAAGCGCGTAAATGGGCTGGAATTGCTTCGAAAAAATTTGGGTGATCGCGCGATCGGGTATCAAAGCTTTGGCGGTTACGAGCTTTTTTCGCCTTCAGATGAAGCCTTATATGCTGAATGCCTTCAGAAGATCCCCGAAATAAACGAGTTGTTAAGACCCATTTTTCACGATGCAGTTTTCAGCGAAAAGGCAAATCAATTTGGTTTTAGGCAAATTCAGCCAAAATTGATCTACAGTCAGTTTGAAGGCCAGATCGATACCGGGAAAATGATGACCGCTTTACTGAAGAAAGTCCAGGTAGCCGGGGTGAGGATCCTCAATAATTGTAAGGTTTTAAAGATGAAGCCAGAGAATGGGCGGGTAACTATCGAAACCGATAAATTTCGCTTACAAACCGATCACCTGCTCATCGCAACCAACGGATTTGCCAGCAGACTGGGAATTGAGGAGGTGAAACCAGCCAGGGCCCAGGTCCTGATCACCAAACCACTTTCCAAATTGCCGTTCGAAGGGACTTTCCATCTGGACCGGGGTTATTATTATTTCAGAAATGTGGGAAACAGAATTCTTTTTGGTGGCGGAAGAAATTTAGATTTTAAAACAGAAGAAACTGATACATTTGGTGAAACATCGGTAGTTCAGGAAAAACTGAAAGAGCTGCTGAAAACCACCATTTTACCTGGGCATTCATATGAAATCGATTACTCCTGGAGCGGGATCATGGGCGTTGGCAACCAGAAAAAACCGGTCCTGAAAAAACTGGATGAAAATGTGTATTGCGGAGTTCGACTGGGCGGAATGGGAATTGCCATTGGAAGCCAGGTGGGAACAGACCTTGCCAATTTAGCTTTAGAATATGATTAA
- a CDS encoding purine-cytosine permease family protein — MALNNQEEVAIKEISGGEFEREAVPESNWKSWKSFLGMYAGEHAAGTEFVIGPLFLTTGVSAFDLIFGLILGNLMAVLSWRFLTAEIGTKFRFTLYYHLEKICGTRLVIIYNLANGMLFCFLAGAMITISATAVGIPFDMEMPQLTDTLPNGVTWVVIVLSIGTVISVIAARGYSMVAKAANWMSPIIVLAFIVCGIVALFQLNVNNFSDFWNIWGSGSEPFPGQIKYTFWHVFLWSWFANAAMHIGMSDLSVFRFAKRANTGWTTAAGMYVGHFIAWISACLLYAVYLKSPEALVFLNNGEAPPVAPGPLAYNAIGFFGIIAVILAGWTTANPTIYRAGLAFQAILPKTSTFWVTIIAGGIATIAGLFPAFAMRLLDFVALYGFILAPVGAVIVFEYFFGKKIGIQSFYAQKTGGRFNLAVFWAWIISFGVFYYISIQYDVFLSFLTLPAWLLCGTLFLVLSRFYQARVDC; from the coding sequence ATGGCCTTAAATAATCAGGAGGAAGTGGCAATAAAAGAAATTTCTGGAGGTGAATTTGAGAGAGAGGCTGTTCCGGAATCTAACTGGAAAAGCTGGAAAAGCTTTCTTGGTATGTATGCAGGAGAGCATGCTGCAGGAACAGAATTCGTTATAGGCCCATTATTCCTTACTACCGGGGTAAGTGCCTTCGATTTGATCTTCGGGCTAATCCTGGGAAATCTTATGGCCGTATTAAGCTGGCGATTTTTGACTGCTGAAATCGGAACTAAATTTAGATTCACTTTATATTATCATTTAGAAAAAATCTGCGGTACGCGGTTGGTTATTATATATAATTTAGCAAATGGGATGCTATTTTGTTTTCTAGCTGGGGCAATGATTACAATCTCTGCAACAGCGGTGGGGATTCCTTTTGATATGGAAATGCCTCAGCTTACAGATACATTGCCAAACGGCGTCACATGGGTGGTTATAGTACTTTCAATAGGAACCGTTATTTCAGTTATTGCTGCTAGAGGTTATTCAATGGTAGCCAAAGCGGCCAACTGGATGTCTCCTATAATTGTTTTGGCTTTCATAGTTTGTGGAATTGTAGCCCTTTTTCAATTGAATGTGAATAATTTTAGTGATTTCTGGAATATTTGGGGGAGTGGAAGTGAACCATTTCCAGGACAAATTAAATATACTTTCTGGCATGTATTTTTATGGTCCTGGTTTGCAAATGCTGCTATGCACATAGGTATGTCTGATCTTTCAGTGTTTCGTTTTGCTAAAAGAGCAAATACAGGCTGGACCACGGCAGCAGGTATGTATGTTGGTCATTTTATTGCATGGATATCAGCTTGTCTTTTGTATGCGGTTTATTTAAAATCTCCTGAAGCTCTTGTTTTTCTTAATAACGGTGAGGCTCCGCCCGTTGCTCCTGGTCCATTAGCCTATAATGCAATTGGATTTTTCGGAATTATAGCGGTAATTCTTGCAGGCTGGACAACTGCGAACCCAACTATATATAGAGCCGGTTTAGCATTCCAGGCAATTCTGCCCAAAACTTCTACCTTCTGGGTCACTATTATTGCCGGAGGAATAGCAACTATTGCTGGTCTATTTCCAGCATTTGCCATGCGTTTATTAGATTTTGTAGCCTTATATGGCTTTATACTGGCTCCAGTGGGTGCAGTAATTGTATTTGAATATTTCTTTGGGAAAAAGATAGGGATACAATCCTTTTATGCACAAAAAACAGGAGGGCGATTCAATCTGGCAGTTTTTTGGGCCTGGATAATTAGCTTCGGAGTATTTTATTACATATCTATTCAATACGACGTGTTTCTTTCTTTTCTAACATTACCAGCCTGGTTGCTCTGTGGGACATTATTTTTAGTTTTAAGTAGGTTTTACCAGGCGAGAGTAGATTGCTAA